One genomic region from Streptomyces sp. NBC_01431 encodes:
- a CDS encoding D-alanyl-D-alanine carboxypeptidase family protein yields the protein MRLPISPQVRRALVALTATAVSAGAAVGPAAASGHSAKPPKSAVSGAPGGEAKKEPPASMSQQGGAQLGKPGDQVGPGAPALPPGLSSLSWVVADADTGQVLGAKNAHWPLPPASTLKMLFADTVLPVVPHNASRKVSDEDLKGMGDGSSAVGIVPGQTYQAPDLWRGVFLRSGNDAVHVLAAMNGGVPKTVADMQQRAKDLGAGDTHVLSPDGYDAPGQVSSAYDLTLFLRQGLRNKDFKEYCSTASADFPGGPNTKGKPFGISNTNRLLSGIDGVARYPGLIGGKNGYTTNAGNTLAEAAQRDGHTILVTVMNPQENKHDKVYTEMRQLLDWGFTAVGKAKPVGTLDPASQRPTGAVDGSTATGAGSSSDAGIGALGWTGIGAAVVVAGGAGVLVLSRRKKAKHQSDPVI from the coding sequence ATGCGTCTTCCCATATCGCCGCAGGTCCGGCGCGCACTCGTGGCACTCACGGCAACCGCGGTCAGCGCGGGCGCGGCCGTCGGCCCTGCCGCGGCGAGCGGCCACTCAGCGAAGCCGCCGAAGTCGGCCGTGTCGGGGGCGCCCGGCGGCGAGGCCAAGAAGGAGCCGCCGGCGAGCATGTCGCAGCAGGGCGGCGCCCAGTTGGGCAAGCCGGGCGATCAAGTGGGCCCGGGAGCACCGGCGCTGCCGCCCGGCCTCTCCTCGCTGTCGTGGGTGGTGGCGGACGCCGACACCGGCCAGGTCCTCGGGGCGAAGAACGCGCACTGGCCGCTCCCCCCGGCCAGCACCCTCAAGATGCTCTTCGCGGACACGGTGCTGCCCGTGGTGCCGCACAACGCCAGCCGCAAGGTCAGCGACGAGGACCTCAAGGGGATGGGCGACGGCAGCAGCGCGGTCGGCATCGTGCCCGGCCAGACCTACCAGGCCCCCGATCTGTGGCGCGGGGTCTTCCTGCGCTCGGGCAACGACGCGGTGCACGTGCTTGCGGCGATGAACGGCGGCGTCCCCAAGACGGTCGCCGACATGCAGCAGCGCGCCAAGGACCTGGGCGCCGGGGACACGCACGTACTGAGCCCCGACGGCTACGACGCGCCCGGCCAGGTGTCCTCGGCGTACGACCTGACGCTGTTCCTGCGCCAGGGCCTGCGGAACAAGGACTTCAAGGAGTACTGCTCGACGGCCTCGGCGGACTTCCCCGGCGGCCCCAACACCAAGGGCAAGCCGTTCGGGATCTCCAACACCAACCGCCTGCTGTCGGGCATCGACGGGGTGGCCAGGTACCCGGGTCTGATAGGCGGCAAGAACGGCTACACCACGAACGCCGGCAACACCCTGGCCGAGGCGGCCCAACGTGACGGCCACACCATCCTGGTGACGGTGATGAACCCCCAGGAGAACAAGCACGACAAGGTGTACACCGAGATGCGCCAGCTCCTGGACTGGGGGTTCACGGCGGTCGGCAAGGCGAAGCCGGTCGGCACCCTGGACCCGGCCTCGCAGCGCCCCACGGGCGCCGTCGACGGCAGCACGGCAACCGGTGCGGGGTCCTCGTCCGACGCCGGCATCGGCGCGCTCGGCTGGACCGGCATCGGCGCCGCGGTGGTCGTCGCCGGCGGCGCTGGCGTGCTGGTTCTGAGCCGTCGCAAGAAGGCGAAGCACCAGAGCGACCCGGTCATCTGA
- a CDS encoding DUF6114 domain-containing protein → MSAETTGSRDFSDSEHRLRSMRLGFRAWRGRRPFWAGLLTIAGGVPIMYFPYANMHLGNVTLAMSTTAGAGSLIIGVLLVTLGLTMWFHHVVRTFAGIAAILLALISLPIANIGGFVVGFLLSMFGGALAVAWVPAKPRRRDQRAQAVDGSPDGTAPEGDAAPGPRAQEPTTAAYETTVDANGGRNSAG, encoded by the coding sequence ATGAGCGCCGAGACCACGGGTTCCCGCGACTTCTCCGACTCCGAGCACCGCCTGCGGAGCATGCGGCTTGGCTTCCGTGCCTGGCGGGGACGCCGGCCCTTCTGGGCAGGCCTGCTGACCATCGCGGGCGGCGTGCCCATCATGTACTTCCCGTACGCCAACATGCACCTGGGCAACGTCACGCTGGCCATGTCGACCACGGCCGGCGCGGGTTCGCTCATCATCGGCGTACTCCTGGTCACGCTGGGCCTGACCATGTGGTTCCACCACGTGGTGCGGACGTTCGCGGGCATCGCGGCGATCCTGCTGGCGCTGATCTCCCTGCCCATCGCCAATATCGGCGGCTTCGTCGTCGGCTTCCTGCTCTCCATGTTCGGCGGCGCGCTCGCCGTGGCGTGGGTGCCTGCCAAGCCCCGGCGTCGCGACCAGCGGGCCCAGGCCGTCGACGGTTCGCCGGACGGAACCGCTCCCGAGGGGGACGCGGCGCCCGGCCCGCGCGCGCAGGAGCCCACAACGGCCGCCTACGAAACGACAGTTGACGCCAACGGCGGGAGGAACAGTGCGGGGTGA
- a CDS encoding DUF6230 family protein, giving the protein MESQVRGGTRWKRFALVMVPSVAATAAIGVGLAQGALAASFSVSGVDFKVTAQQLDGKNLLQYGSVATGNNLDGTKAAHPVVVSGFSEATISKMCQSVVQPLPFGLGDVTMTLKAGQGDQKIEASNLYLDVSDLSTDATFTNLDIGVAAGEGKTGKNGERVVIQPGADGKTPGGNPYGFAQRADRAVLDNIEQHAWATTAGSFKLPGLSLSLSKGANECPAWNKY; this is encoded by the coding sequence ATGGAGTCCCAAGTACGTGGCGGGACCAGATGGAAGCGGTTCGCGCTGGTCATGGTGCCGAGCGTGGCCGCCACGGCCGCGATAGGCGTCGGCCTCGCGCAGGGCGCGCTGGCGGCGTCGTTCAGCGTGTCCGGTGTCGACTTCAAGGTGACGGCACAGCAGCTGGACGGTAAGAACCTCCTGCAGTACGGGAGCGTGGCGACCGGCAACAACCTCGACGGCACGAAGGCGGCACATCCCGTCGTCGTCTCCGGGTTCAGTGAAGCCACCATCAGCAAGATGTGCCAGTCGGTCGTCCAGCCACTGCCGTTCGGCCTCGGCGACGTGACGATGACGCTCAAGGCCGGTCAGGGCGACCAGAAGATCGAGGCGAGCAACCTCTATCTCGACGTGTCCGACCTCTCCACCGACGCCACCTTCACCAACCTCGACATCGGTGTGGCGGCGGGCGAGGGCAAGACGGGCAAGAACGGCGAGCGGGTCGTCATCCAGCCCGGCGCGGACGGCAAGACGCCGGGCGGTAACCCGTACGGCTTCGCACAGCGAGCCGACCGTGCGGTCCTGGACAACATCGAACAGCACGCGTGGGCGACCACCGCGGGCTCGTTCAAGCTCCCCGGCCTCAGCCTGAGCCTGTCCAAGGGCGCCAACGAGTGCCCGGCCTGGAACAAGTACTAG
- a CDS encoding tetratricopeptide repeat protein, which yields MQPRNMSMSGVVDLAAVKAAGEAKAKAEQARAESARHGGTPAVAPSALVFDADEATFERDILQRSTEVPVVIDFWAEWCEPCKQLGPLLERLAVEYNGRFLLAKIDVDANQMLMQQFGIQGIPAVFAVVAGQALPLFQGAAPEAQIRETLDQLVQVAEERFGLTGIAVDQDAAAAPADAPLPAGPYDALLEAAVVALDSGDLPGAVQAYRNVLSDDPGNPEAKLGLAQAELLQRVQGLDPLKVRKEAAEKPADVAAQITAADLDLVGGHVEDAFGRLIETVRRTFGDDRDAARVRLLELFEVIGGDDPRVTAARTALARVLF from the coding sequence ATGCAGCCTAGGAACATGTCCATGAGCGGCGTCGTCGACCTCGCCGCGGTGAAGGCGGCCGGCGAGGCCAAGGCCAAGGCGGAGCAGGCGCGAGCCGAGTCCGCCCGGCACGGGGGAACCCCGGCCGTCGCGCCGTCCGCCCTCGTCTTCGACGCCGACGAGGCCACCTTCGAGCGCGACATCCTCCAGCGCTCCACCGAGGTACCGGTCGTCATCGACTTCTGGGCCGAGTGGTGCGAGCCCTGCAAGCAGCTCGGCCCGCTGCTCGAACGCCTCGCCGTCGAGTACAACGGCCGCTTCCTCCTTGCGAAGATCGACGTCGACGCCAACCAGATGCTGATGCAGCAGTTCGGGATCCAGGGGATCCCGGCCGTCTTCGCGGTCGTCGCCGGTCAGGCGCTGCCGCTCTTCCAGGGCGCGGCCCCTGAGGCGCAGATCCGCGAGACCCTCGACCAGTTGGTGCAGGTCGCCGAGGAGCGCTTCGGCCTGACCGGCATCGCGGTCGACCAGGACGCCGCGGCCGCGCCCGCCGACGCTCCGCTGCCGGCCGGCCCGTACGACGCTCTGCTCGAAGCCGCGGTGGTCGCCCTGGACTCGGGCGATCTGCCCGGCGCGGTCCAGGCGTACCGGAACGTACTGAGTGACGATCCGGGCAACCCGGAGGCCAAGCTCGGTCTGGCGCAGGCCGAACTGCTCCAGCGCGTCCAGGGGCTCGACCCCCTGAAGGTCCGCAAGGAAGCCGCCGAGAAGCCCGCCGATGTGGCGGCGCAGATCACGGCGGCCGACCTCGATCTGGTCGGCGGTCACGTCGAGGACGCCTTCGGCCGGCTCATCGAGACCGTGCGGCGCACGTTCGGTGACGACCGGGACGCGGCCCGGGTCCGCCTCCTCGAACTCTTCGAGGTGATCGGCGGCGACGATCCGCGCGTCACGGCGGCGCGAACGGCGCTGGCGAGGGTGCTCTTCTAA
- a CDS encoding TetR/AcrR family transcriptional regulator, whose translation MPSSTSGGTPSCATRTGRPRSAEADAAILLATREALVDLGWSKLTMGDVATRAGVAKTTLYRRWAGKNELVVDAVAVLFDELELPDLGSLVADVEGVVLQFAALLERPETKTALMAVVAESTRDEALRGRIRSAIVDRQKRLVLIGRERAQARGELPYESDPELSARHTDLIFDVVAGAVVHRALVSAEPVDEEWARDFTLLVCSGLAATA comes from the coding sequence ATGCCTTCTTCAACCAGTGGCGGAACCCCGTCCTGTGCGACTCGTACGGGCCGGCCTCGCAGCGCCGAGGCCGACGCCGCGATCCTGCTGGCGACCCGGGAGGCGCTGGTGGACCTGGGCTGGTCGAAGTTGACGATGGGGGACGTGGCGACGCGGGCCGGGGTCGCCAAGACGACGCTGTACCGGCGCTGGGCCGGAAAGAACGAGCTCGTCGTGGACGCGGTCGCGGTCCTCTTCGACGAGCTCGAACTTCCCGATCTGGGCAGCCTGGTGGCCGATGTGGAGGGCGTCGTCCTCCAGTTCGCCGCGCTCCTGGAGCGCCCCGAGACGAAGACCGCGCTCATGGCGGTGGTGGCCGAGTCCACCCGGGACGAAGCGCTGCGCGGGCGGATCAGGTCGGCGATCGTCGACCGCCAGAAGCGGCTGGTTCTGATCGGCCGGGAGCGTGCGCAGGCCCGTGGGGAGCTCCCCTACGAATCCGACCCGGAGCTCTCCGCCCGCCACACCGACCTCATCTTCGATGTGGTGGCCGGGGCGGTGGTGCACCGGGCGCTGGTCAGCGCCGAGCCCGTGGACGAGGAGTGGGCCCGCGACTTCACCCTCCTCGTCTGCTCGGGCCTGGCCGCGACGGCCTGA